Part of the Flavobacterium alkalisoli genome is shown below.
CCTTAGTTTCTGAGTTGCTAAGATGCTAAGTTAGTTAAGTCTGTACGATGAATATCAATACTGCAAGCCTCAAATATATTATCCGGTTGTTTTATATTTGTATTAAAATCTAACTACAAGCCTGTATGCCCTTTTTTATAGAAGTAATTTTACCCCTAGCGCTGCCAAAACCTTTTACATATGCCATTAATGAGGCGGAGTATGGTTTTATAAAAAAAGGCATGCGCGTGGCAGTACCTTTTGGGCGTAATAAAATATATACAGGCCTTGTTGTCGATTTACATCAAACCCCGCCACAGCTTTATCAGGCAAAGGAAATCCACCAGATACTGGATGATTTTCCTATCGTAACCGAAATTCAATTAAAGCACTGGGAGTGGATAGCTTCCTACTACATGTGCAGTATAGGCGATGTGTATAAGTCGGCTATGCCAAGCGGTTATCTTCTGGAAAGTGAAACTATTATCACGTCTAAAAAAGATTTTAGTATAAATGATACTCAGCTTTCTGATGAGGAGTATCTTGTATATGAAGCGCTGCAAACGCAGTCGGCACTCAAAATACAGGAGGTGGCAGCCATTCTCAATAAAAAAACAACCCTGCCGGTAATCAATAAGCTTATTGCTAAGAATGCCATATCGCTACAGGAAGAAATAAACGAAAAATACAAGCCAAAAACCATACGCTACATCAGGATGCAGCCTGAATTCCTTCAGGAAGAGAACCTCAGCGAACTGATGGAAATACTATCCCGAGCCCAAAAACAAAGGGAAGCGGTAATGTATTATTTCCAGTTGCAGGCAAGGGAAAAGAAACCCATAGCTGTAAAGCATTTTATGGAGGCTTCGGGTGCTACGGCAGCGGTGGTAAAATCGCTTGTAGATAAAGATATTTTTGAAGAGTACCATATTGAAGAAGACCGTGTGCAGTTTGAAAAGGCAGACGATTCGGCGTTTGGGTTGAGTCCTAAACAGCAGGAAGCCTTTGATGGTATAAAAGGTAGTTTTGATAAATTTCAGGTTACGTTGCTGCATGGTATAACCTCCAGCGGTAAGACCGAGATTTACATAAAACTCATAGAAGAGTTTATAAATAGTGGTAAACAGGTATTGTACCTGTTGCCCGAAATAGCCCTTACAACCCAGTTGGTTGTCAGGTTAACGGCTTATTTTGGTAATCAGGTGGCGGTATTCCACTCAAAATACTCCAATAACGAGCGTATAGAAACCTGGCAGCAGGTACTTGAGGATTCCGAAAAGGCAAAGGTGATAATAGGAGCGAGGTCAGCTTTATTCCTTCCGTTTAAGGATCTCGGACTAATAGTTATAGATGAAGAGCACGAACAAACTTTCAAACAACAAGATCCTGCACCGCGATATCATGCCCGCGATGCGGCTATAGTGCTTGCCGGTATGTTTGATGCTAAGGTATTGCTAGGTTCTGCCACTCCCGGTATAGAAACCTACTACAATGCTACGGGAGGTAAATATGGTTATGTGGAGCTTAAAGA
Proteins encoded:
- the priA gene encoding replication restart helicase PriA — translated: MPFFIEVILPLALPKPFTYAINEAEYGFIKKGMRVAVPFGRNKIYTGLVVDLHQTPPQLYQAKEIHQILDDFPIVTEIQLKHWEWIASYYMCSIGDVYKSAMPSGYLLESETIITSKKDFSINDTQLSDEEYLVYEALQTQSALKIQEVAAILNKKTTLPVINKLIAKNAISLQEEINEKYKPKTIRYIRMQPEFLQEENLSELMEILSRAQKQREAVMYYFQLQAREKKPIAVKHFMEASGATAAVVKSLVDKDIFEEYHIEEDRVQFEKADDSAFGLSPKQQEAFDGIKGSFDKFQVTLLHGITSSGKTEIYIKLIEEFINSGKQVLYLLPEIALTTQLVVRLTAYFGNQVAVFHSKYSNNERIETWQQVLEDSEKAKVIIGARSALFLPFKDLGLIVIDEEHEQTFKQQDPAPRYHARDAAIVLAGMFDAKVLLGSATPGIETYYNATGGKYGYVELKERYGNVMPPEIVLVDLKDKYKRKRMTGHFSDTLNEAIAEALSEDRQVILFQNRRGFSPWVECMTCGHVPQCPQCDVSLTYYKFKNQLRCHYCGYSIANPTHCHQCHSTDLSTKGFGTEQIEMELKELFPTKNVWRMDQDTTRGKFGYEKIIDAFKNREIDILVGTQMLAKGLHFDNVSLVGILNADNMLYQPDFRAFERAFQMMVQVAGRAGRKDVRGKVLIQTYNPLHNIIQQVTDNDYPAMYKEQVYERYNFKYPPFYRLIRLTLRQRDYEKLKDGALWVYNVLSQNLNMPVLGPEEPAISRIRNEYIRTIMIKLPQGNSLGGTKKAIRKILDSFDAVPQYKSIKITVNVDPY